The Candidatus Tanganyikabacteria bacterium genome has a window encoding:
- a CDS encoding YegS/Rv2252/BmrU family lipid kinase: protein MEGREAGLTAPDSPAGIRRYRVIVNRAAKRGGKARVHERIAEAMAGEHVEFLVPATRADAIEACSRAAGDGITDLVVAGGDGTINLALNAIAAAPVRLGVIPCGTANDLATYLGIPKDPAAACAILKQGRTRVLDLVDVNGKRYATAGGAGTVSRVAVNVNRFKRYSRASRWVARRLGSAIYLGYSFFLLLFSRRLYTPVEVFCDGQSVGRFPSVALFVNNQPTIGKRVMPTPDARPDDGELSGMLLSRRSRLGTIVTVSLMSLRGHHTARRDAVEFHGERIEIRAEQPILFIGDGEVLAKDTRLTITIHPGALEILC, encoded by the coding sequence ATGGAGGGCCGGGAAGCCGGGTTGACCGCGCCGGATTCTCCGGCGGGGATCCGCCGGTACCGGGTGATCGTCAACCGGGCAGCCAAACGAGGCGGCAAGGCCAGGGTCCACGAGCGCATCGCCGAGGCCATGGCCGGGGAGCACGTGGAGTTCCTTGTGCCAGCCACACGCGCGGACGCGATCGAGGCCTGCAGCCGCGCGGCCGGCGACGGAATCACCGATCTGGTGGTGGCCGGCGGCGACGGCACCATCAACCTGGCCCTCAACGCCATCGCCGCCGCTCCGGTGCGCCTGGGCGTCATCCCATGCGGCACGGCCAACGACCTGGCCACCTACCTGGGCATCCCCAAAGATCCGGCCGCGGCCTGCGCCATCCTCAAGCAGGGCCGGACGCGCGTTCTCGACCTGGTCGACGTCAACGGCAAGCGCTACGCGACGGCCGGCGGGGCCGGCACGGTGAGCCGCGTGGCTGTCAACGTCAACCGCTTCAAGCGGTATTCCCGGGCCTCGCGGTGGGTGGCGCGGCGCCTGGGCAGTGCCATCTACCTGGGTTACAGCTTCTTCCTGCTGCTGTTCTCCCGCCGCCTCTACACGCCGGTGGAAGTCTTCTGCGACGGCCAGAGCGTCGGCAGGTTCCCGAGCGTGGCGCTCTTCGTCAACAACCAGCCGACGATCGGCAAGCGCGTGATGCCCACGCCCGACGCCCGGCCCGACGACGGCGAACTCTCCGGGATGCTGCTCTCGCGCCGCAGTCGCCTCGGCACGATCGTCACGGTCTCGCTGATGTCGCTCAGGGGCCACCATACCGCCCGCCGCGACGCGGTGGAGTTCCACGGCGAGCGCATCGAGATCCGCGCCGAGCAACCCATCCTGTTCATCGGCGACGGCGAGGTCCTGGCCAAGGATACCCGCCTGACGATCACCATCCACCCCGGCGCCCTCGAGATCCTCTGCTGA
- a CDS encoding DUF3365 domain-containing protein produces MTMHFVLALALAAALTAATPAPAGSGAEGRFASEARAEAAALMKTLGTELREQLTGAGPEAAIAICRERAPGMAGAASRRTGWKITRVSLEVRNPLLGSPDAWEQRVLAEFDARAAAGERAETLERAEVVEEPQGKVFRYMKAIPVQGMCLQCHGPREAIPPGVKAVLATEYPHDQAVGYKPDAVRGGVSVKRRL; encoded by the coding sequence ATGACCATGCACTTCGTGCTCGCCCTGGCCCTCGCCGCCGCGCTCACGGCCGCCACGCCCGCACCGGCGGGATCCGGCGCCGAGGGCCGGTTCGCCTCCGAGGCCCGGGCCGAGGCCGCCGCACTCATGAAGACGCTCGGCACCGAGCTGCGCGAGCAGTTGACTGGCGCCGGGCCCGAGGCGGCGATCGCCATTTGTCGCGAGCGCGCCCCCGGCATGGCCGGTGCCGCCTCGCGCCGCACGGGCTGGAAGATCACACGCGTGAGCCTCGAGGTACGCAACCCCCTGCTGGGCAGCCCGGACGCCTGGGAGCAGCGCGTCCTGGCGGAGTTCGACGCCCGCGCGGCGGCCGGCGAGCGGGCCGAGACGCTGGAGCGCGCGGAAGTGGTCGAGGAGCCGCAAGGTAAGGTCTTCCGGTACATGAAGGCCATTCCCGTGCAGGGGATGTGCCTGCAATGCCACGGTCCCCGCGAGGCCATCCCGCCTGGCGTGAAGGCGGTGCTCGCTACCGAGTATCCTCACGATCAGGCGGTCGGTTACAAGCCCGACGCGGTGCGCGGGGGAGTGTCCGTCAAGCGCCGGCTGTAG
- a CDS encoding CHASE domain-containing protein — MRTRAEALSALRAALRPSVAWALLVALVGMIGTLAMWHLATERVAATDQARFDRRVRDARLAIEQRMETYIQTLRSAAAMVAIDGVPTPARWRDYVARLEIRRLYPGIQGVGFTLRVPPGGVPHLERRMRAAGQEGFDVYPDQPRGEHHAILVLEPLDWRNRRAIGYDMFSEPMRREAMARARDSGLPAMSGKVVLVQETDRDRQAGFLVYYPVYRHGAPVATVDERRAALLGFTYSPFRADDLFAGIFGEGLGRDVGMEIYDGNAVDRGMLLHDHDPEHAAGAPIRPDGHRPALTAVKRATVAGRTWTILFTTQPAFETHAGAQLPILLLLAGTVISLLLGALVWSLAASRDRAEREIAARTRELEASNLRLRDADRHKDEFLSVLSHELRTPLNFITGFASMLDDGVGGKLTPEQETSVRRILYGAERMVGIVDDLLDIARIQAGKIAIKPEPTDYRALLEEAVASLQPLAASRGVALWLDHDIPGPVMADRLRVLQIVTNLVNNGIKFTPPGGSVSVRALAGPDRTVVTEVSDTGRGIHERDMERIFEKFQQADMSLTREAGGTGLGLTIARALVEAHGGSIAVRSAPGAGSTFRFSLPLENAPCEPPAARLPPGGQAAQRPAK; from the coding sequence ATGCGGACACGTGCCGAGGCGCTCTCGGCTCTGCGAGCGGCTTTGCGGCCGAGCGTCGCCTGGGCCCTCCTGGTGGCGCTGGTGGGCATGATCGGCACCCTGGCCATGTGGCACCTGGCTACCGAACGCGTCGCGGCAACCGATCAGGCGCGGTTCGATCGCCGCGTCCGGGACGCGCGCCTGGCCATCGAGCAGCGCATGGAGACGTACATCCAGACCCTGCGCTCCGCGGCCGCGATGGTCGCGATCGACGGTGTGCCCACGCCGGCCAGGTGGCGCGACTACGTCGCCCGGCTGGAGATCCGCCGGCTGTATCCGGGCATCCAGGGCGTGGGGTTCACGCTGCGCGTGCCGCCGGGCGGCGTCCCGCATCTCGAGCGGCGTATGCGGGCAGCGGGCCAGGAAGGATTCGACGTCTACCCGGACCAGCCGCGGGGCGAGCACCATGCGATCCTCGTCCTGGAACCGCTGGACTGGCGAAACCGGCGCGCCATCGGCTACGACATGTTCTCCGAGCCGATGCGGCGCGAAGCGATGGCGCGTGCCCGGGATTCGGGCCTGCCGGCCATGAGCGGCAAGGTGGTGCTCGTCCAGGAGACCGACCGGGACCGGCAGGCCGGCTTCCTGGTCTACTACCCGGTGTACCGGCACGGGGCGCCGGTTGCGACGGTCGACGAGCGGCGCGCCGCCCTGCTCGGGTTCACGTACAGCCCGTTCCGGGCCGACGACCTGTTCGCCGGAATCTTCGGCGAGGGCCTTGGCCGGGACGTCGGCATGGAGATCTACGACGGCAACGCGGTAGATCGCGGGATGCTGCTGCACGATCACGACCCGGAGCACGCCGCGGGAGCGCCCATCCGTCCGGACGGACACCGACCGGCCCTCACGGCCGTCAAGCGGGCGACCGTCGCGGGCCGGACCTGGACCATCCTCTTCACGACCCAGCCGGCCTTCGAGACCCACGCGGGCGCCCAGTTGCCGATTTTGCTGCTGCTGGCCGGTACCGTGATTTCCCTGCTGCTGGGCGCGCTGGTCTGGAGCCTGGCGGCCAGCCGCGATCGCGCGGAGCGCGAAATCGCCGCCCGCACGCGCGAACTCGAGGCGAGCAACTTGCGCCTCCGCGACGCCGACCGGCACAAGGACGAGTTCCTGAGCGTGCTGAGCCACGAGTTGCGCACGCCGCTGAACTTCATCACCGGCTTCGCGAGCATGCTCGACGATGGCGTGGGCGGGAAACTCACACCCGAGCAGGAGACCAGCGTCAGGCGCATCCTTTACGGCGCGGAGCGGATGGTCGGCATCGTCGACGACCTCCTGGACATCGCCCGCATCCAGGCCGGCAAGATCGCGATCAAGCCGGAACCCACCGACTATCGTGCCCTGCTCGAAGAGGCCGTCGCCTCCTTGCAGCCCCTGGCGGCCAGCCGCGGCGTCGCCCTGTGGCTCGACCACGACATCCCGGGGCCGGTGATGGCCGATCGCCTGCGCGTGCTCCAGATCGTGACGAACCTCGTCAACAACGGGATCAAGTTCACTCCGCCGGGCGGATCGGTGAGCGTGCGGGCGCTTGCGGGACCGGACCGCACGGTCGTGACCGAGGTCTCCGACACGGGCCGCGGGATTCACGAGCGCGACATGGAGCGGATCTTCGAGAAGTTCCAGCAGGCGGACATGAGCTTGACGCGCGAGGCCGGCGGGACCGGCCTGGGCCTGACCATCGCCAGGGCGCTGGTGGAGGCGCACGGCGGCTCGATCGCCGTGCGAAGCGCGCCCGGGGCGGGTAGCACCTTCCGCTTCAGCTTGCCGCTGGAAAATGCGCCCTGCGAGCCGCCTGCCGCCCGCCTACCGCCGGGCGGGCAAGCCGCTCAGAGGCCGGCGAAGTAG